From a single Eriocheir sinensis breed Jianghai 21 chromosome 18, ASM2467909v1, whole genome shotgun sequence genomic region:
- the LOC127000383 gene encoding uncharacterized protein LOC127000383 isoform X1 → MKGLFLNVRTKGKGPPGTMPGLHHPRHQGPHSRTQGPGGRLLPRTPVAGQLVSGDEENPRPITGNKSPASVSINLSQSTIVFSNTMVSDSSDEESSPGSNTGNENLACDRSDNKSTIVFSPRMISDTDEDDDATDDEHPMSIKSNESPACDWSDRSDNQSIISPNMTFGTNKDASNDETLRSAANNKSPACDGSDNQSTILFSLSMICGTDKDASSDNDASGNESPRSIKSNKTSAFDTSDNQSTILFSNSMIVGTDNGASDDKRLQSITSNESPVSISNQSTSLFSDSPVFGSDNETLSSITSNESLASISNQSTVLFNDTNIDDSCIMLPKESNVNYQKAMNATCVISTKNINDLDVASTDVRKDESMTNDVKKMNDNTIVVGKAQNETLVLVDEMMENKLVSNDVMNEFGETFVVGEAQNKTLLYTGDMKNESHFKDRRLYTYDMKNESHFNDRRKMIDETFLSSKGQNRNLLLTGAMKKELVFNDRRKFFDETFLVAEAQNMTLRNSEAACNDEMNDLSETFIVSGVQNETFQIAKGGDYMMRDRPIDRRVKNVRAKRNTKENGNKNTRVVNKHGKNVEEEEDDKKREEVKHMRCLRSSCNSQKNTEVAGTSIYVKEDNGDIREMEKVKESAQHVETRGARRKEWKVRAIQTKSPTDDEVEPLVQVSRGRKCKARAIAAISAMLK, encoded by the exons ATGAAAG ggttattCCTAAACGTCCGGACCAAAGGTAAGGGACCACCCGGCACGATGCCCGGCCTGCACCACCCCAGACACCAAGGTCCACACAGCCGCACACAGGGGCCAGGCG GCCGCCTGCTGCCTAGGACTCCAGTAGCCGGCCAACTTGTCTCTGGTGATGAGGAAAACCCACGGCCCATCACAGGTAATAAAAGTCCAGCCTCTGTCAGCATTAACCTTAGCCAGTCTACCATTGTCTTCAGCAACACCATGGTATCTGACAGTAGTGATGAAGAAAGCAGCCCAGGGTCCAACACAGGCAATGAAAACCTAGCCTGTGATAGGAGTGATAACAAGTCTACTATTGTCTTCAGTCCCAGGATGATATCTGAtactgatgaagatgatgatgccaCTGATGATGAACACCCAATGTCTATCAAAAGTAATGAAAGCCCAGCCTGTGATTGGAGTGATAGGAGTGATAATCAGTCTATAATCAGTCCCAACATGACATTTGGCACCAATAAAGATGCCAGCAATGATGAAACGCTAAGGTCTGCTGCAAATAATAAAAGCCCAGCCTGTGATGGAAGTGATAACCAGTCTACTATTCTCTTCAGTCTCAGCATGATATGTGGGACTGATAAAGATGCCAGCTCTGATAATGATGCCAGTGGTAATGAAAGCCCAAGGTCTATCAAAAGTAACAAAACCTCAGCCTTTGATACAAGTGATAACCAATCTACCATTCTCTTCAGCAACAGTATGATAGTTGGCACAGATAATGGTGCCAGTGATGACAAAAGGCTACAGTCCATCACAAGTAATGAAAGTCCAGTCTCCATCAGCAACCAGTCCACCAGCCTCTTCAGTGACAGTCCGGTATTTGGCAGTGATAATGAAACCTTAAGTTCCATCACAAGTAATGAAAGTCTTGCCTCCATTAGCAACCAATCCACCGTCCTTTTCAATGATACTAATATTGATGACAGTTGTATCATGTTACCCAAGGAATCAAACGTCAATTACCAAAAAGCTATGAATGCCACATGTGTCATCTCCACAAAAAACATAAATGACCTGGATGTGGCAAGCACTGATGTAAGGAAGGATGAGTCAATGACTAATGATGTAAAGAAGATGAATGACAACACAATTGTAGTGGGTAAAGCTCAGAATGAGACTTTGGTATTAGTTGATGAGATGATGGAGAATAAGTTAGTGTCTAATGATGTAATGAATGAGTTTGGTGAAACATTTGTTGTAGGTGAAGCTCAGAATAAGACATTGCTCTATACTGGTGACATGAAGAATGAGTCACATTTTAAAGATAGAAGACTCTATACCTATGACATGAAGAATGAGTCACATTTTAATGATAGAAGAAAGATGATTGATGAAACATTTTTATCAAGTAAAGGTCAGAATAGGAATTTGCTATTGACTGGTGCCATGAAAAAGGAATTAGTGTTTAATGATAGAAGAAAATTTTTTGATGAAACATTCTTAGTAGCTGAAGCTCAGAATATGACACTGAGGAATAGTGAGGCAGCTTGTAATGATGAAATGAATGATTTGAGTGAGACATTTATAGTGAGTGGAGTTCAGAACGAGACATTTCAGATTGCTAAAGGTGGTGATTATATGATGAGAGACAGACCGATTGATAGGAGAGTGAAAAATGTTAGAGCAAagagaaacacaaaagaaaatggaaataaaaacacCAGAGTGGTAAATAAGCATGGTAAaaatgtagaggaagaagaggatgataagaaaagggaagaggtgaagcaCATGCGCTGCCTGAGGAGTTCTTGTAATAGTCAGAAAAACACTGAAGTGGCAGGTACGTCCATTTATGTAAAGGAAGATAATGGTGATATTAGGGAaatggaaaaggtaaaggaaagtgcCCAGCATGTAGAAACAAGAGGTGCAAGGCGAAAAGAATGGAAAGTGAGAGCAATACAAACTAAGTCTCCCACTGATGATGAGGTAGAGCCACTTGTGCAAGTTTCAAGAGGAAGAAAGTGTAAAGCCAGGGCCATAGCAGCAATATCAGCCATGTTAAAATGA
- the LOC127000383 gene encoding uncharacterized protein LOC127000383 isoform X2 encodes MPGLHHPRHQGPHSRTQGPGGRLLPRTPVAGQLVSGDEENPRPITGNKSPASVSINLSQSTIVFSNTMVSDSSDEESSPGSNTGNENLACDRSDNKSTIVFSPRMISDTDEDDDATDDEHPMSIKSNESPACDWSDRSDNQSIISPNMTFGTNKDASNDETLRSAANNKSPACDGSDNQSTILFSLSMICGTDKDASSDNDASGNESPRSIKSNKTSAFDTSDNQSTILFSNSMIVGTDNGASDDKRLQSITSNESPVSISNQSTSLFSDSPVFGSDNETLSSITSNESLASISNQSTVLFNDTNIDDSCIMLPKESNVNYQKAMNATCVISTKNINDLDVASTDVRKDESMTNDVKKMNDNTIVVGKAQNETLVLVDEMMENKLVSNDVMNEFGETFVVGEAQNKTLLYTGDMKNESHFKDRRLYTYDMKNESHFNDRRKMIDETFLSSKGQNRNLLLTGAMKKELVFNDRRKFFDETFLVAEAQNMTLRNSEAACNDEMNDLSETFIVSGVQNETFQIAKGGDYMMRDRPIDRRVKNVRAKRNTKENGNKNTRVVNKHGKNVEEEEDDKKREEVKHMRCLRSSCNSQKNTEVAGTSIYVKEDNGDIREMEKVKESAQHVETRGARRKEWKVRAIQTKSPTDDEVEPLVQVSRGRKCKARAIAAISAMLK; translated from the exons ATGCCCGGCCTGCACCACCCCAGACACCAAGGTCCACACAGCCGCACACAGGGGCCAGGCG GCCGCCTGCTGCCTAGGACTCCAGTAGCCGGCCAACTTGTCTCTGGTGATGAGGAAAACCCACGGCCCATCACAGGTAATAAAAGTCCAGCCTCTGTCAGCATTAACCTTAGCCAGTCTACCATTGTCTTCAGCAACACCATGGTATCTGACAGTAGTGATGAAGAAAGCAGCCCAGGGTCCAACACAGGCAATGAAAACCTAGCCTGTGATAGGAGTGATAACAAGTCTACTATTGTCTTCAGTCCCAGGATGATATCTGAtactgatgaagatgatgatgccaCTGATGATGAACACCCAATGTCTATCAAAAGTAATGAAAGCCCAGCCTGTGATTGGAGTGATAGGAGTGATAATCAGTCTATAATCAGTCCCAACATGACATTTGGCACCAATAAAGATGCCAGCAATGATGAAACGCTAAGGTCTGCTGCAAATAATAAAAGCCCAGCCTGTGATGGAAGTGATAACCAGTCTACTATTCTCTTCAGTCTCAGCATGATATGTGGGACTGATAAAGATGCCAGCTCTGATAATGATGCCAGTGGTAATGAAAGCCCAAGGTCTATCAAAAGTAACAAAACCTCAGCCTTTGATACAAGTGATAACCAATCTACCATTCTCTTCAGCAACAGTATGATAGTTGGCACAGATAATGGTGCCAGTGATGACAAAAGGCTACAGTCCATCACAAGTAATGAAAGTCCAGTCTCCATCAGCAACCAGTCCACCAGCCTCTTCAGTGACAGTCCGGTATTTGGCAGTGATAATGAAACCTTAAGTTCCATCACAAGTAATGAAAGTCTTGCCTCCATTAGCAACCAATCCACCGTCCTTTTCAATGATACTAATATTGATGACAGTTGTATCATGTTACCCAAGGAATCAAACGTCAATTACCAAAAAGCTATGAATGCCACATGTGTCATCTCCACAAAAAACATAAATGACCTGGATGTGGCAAGCACTGATGTAAGGAAGGATGAGTCAATGACTAATGATGTAAAGAAGATGAATGACAACACAATTGTAGTGGGTAAAGCTCAGAATGAGACTTTGGTATTAGTTGATGAGATGATGGAGAATAAGTTAGTGTCTAATGATGTAATGAATGAGTTTGGTGAAACATTTGTTGTAGGTGAAGCTCAGAATAAGACATTGCTCTATACTGGTGACATGAAGAATGAGTCACATTTTAAAGATAGAAGACTCTATACCTATGACATGAAGAATGAGTCACATTTTAATGATAGAAGAAAGATGATTGATGAAACATTTTTATCAAGTAAAGGTCAGAATAGGAATTTGCTATTGACTGGTGCCATGAAAAAGGAATTAGTGTTTAATGATAGAAGAAAATTTTTTGATGAAACATTCTTAGTAGCTGAAGCTCAGAATATGACACTGAGGAATAGTGAGGCAGCTTGTAATGATGAAATGAATGATTTGAGTGAGACATTTATAGTGAGTGGAGTTCAGAACGAGACATTTCAGATTGCTAAAGGTGGTGATTATATGATGAGAGACAGACCGATTGATAGGAGAGTGAAAAATGTTAGAGCAAagagaaacacaaaagaaaatggaaataaaaacacCAGAGTGGTAAATAAGCATGGTAAaaatgtagaggaagaagaggatgataagaaaagggaagaggtgaagcaCATGCGCTGCCTGAGGAGTTCTTGTAATAGTCAGAAAAACACTGAAGTGGCAGGTACGTCCATTTATGTAAAGGAAGATAATGGTGATATTAGGGAaatggaaaaggtaaaggaaagtgcCCAGCATGTAGAAACAAGAGGTGCAAGGCGAAAAGAATGGAAAGTGAGAGCAATACAAACTAAGTCTCCCACTGATGATGAGGTAGAGCCACTTGTGCAAGTTTCAAGAGGAAGAAAGTGTAAAGCCAGGGCCATAGCAGCAATATCAGCCATGTTAAAATGA